ttttttttatattttttttgcGCCAGCGCCAGCAACAGAAAGGTGGGCAACAGGCGAGCCCCTCGAAATCTCTGTGCATTCCCGGCCTTCCGGGATGTCCATAGGCCCCGTTCGACCAGGGCCCACACGGCCCTCGCTCTGGCATTTCTAGTCGGCCTGCTCCCGCCATCGTCTTTTCCATCGCCTTTGGcttttgttggtgttgtcaacAGCTTCACCGCGCGCGCTACTCACCGAGGCACGCCGAAAACACACGCCACCTGACCGCCCGCCATGGCCACCAATGCGACAAGCTTCACGTCGCCTCTGGCGACAATCAAGTATGGTGCCGTCCCCGTGCCACCACAGCTCGAGTATGTCTTCGAGATAGTCGCCAATGCGAGTGTCTGGCAGATCCTCGTCACACTTCTCGCGCTTGCCGTTGTCTATGACCAGAGTATGTGACCATATGTGGCCTATTTGCCCTCAGCTGCACTCTGCTAACATGtccctctctttcttcaaGTCCGGTATATCCTCAACAAGGGTACCATCGTGGGTCCCGCCATGAAGGTCCCCTTCATCGGCCCCTTCCTCGAATCTGTCAACCCCAAGTTCGAGGAGTACCACGCGAAATGGCTGTCGGGTCCCCTGAGCTGTGTTTCCGTCTTCCACAAGTTTGTCGTCATCGCCTCGACCCGCGACATGGCCCGCAAGGTGTTCAACTCGCCCGCCTTCGTCAAGCCCTGCGTCGTCGATGTCGCTCACAAGCTTCTCGGTGCCGACAACTGGGTTTTCCTCGACGGCAAGGCCCACGTTGACTTCCGCAAGGGTCTCAACGGCCTCTTCACCCGTCGCGCTCTCGAGATCTACCTCCCCGGCCAGGAGGAGGTGTACGACCGTTACTTCAAGTCCTTTGTCGACATCTCCAAAGCCGCTAACTTCAAGCCCGTCCCCTGGATGACCCAGTTCCGCGAGATCATCACGGCCGTCTCCTGCCGCACCTTTGTCGGCCACTACCTCGGCGACGAGGCCGTCAAGAAGATCGCCGACGACTACTACCTCATCACCGAGGCCCTCGAGCTCGTCAacttccccatcatcatccccttcaccaaGACCTGGTACGGCAAGAAGGCCGCCGATATGGTCCTCGCTGAGTTCGCCCGTTGCGCCGCCAAGTCTAAGATACGGATGGCTGCCGGCGGCGAGCCCAACTGCATCATGGACGCCTGGGTTGTCGAGATGATTGCCTCCAAGAAGTGGCGcgacgccgaggaggccggcAACACCGAGGGTCTTACCAAGCCGACTCATGTCCTTCGCGATTTCACCGATTACGAAATCGCCCAAAccgtcttcaccttcttGTTCGCCTCCCAGGATGCCACCTCTTCTGCCGCCACCTGGCTCTTCCAGATCATGGCCCAACGCCCTGACGTCCTCGACCGCGTCCGCGCTGAGAACCTTGCTACCCGCAATGGAAACCCCAACGCCCCTGTTAACCTTGACCAGCTCGAGTCCATGACTTACACCCGCGCTGTGGTCAGAGAGCTCCTCCGCTACCGCCCACCAGTGCTCATGGTTCCTTATGTCGCCAAGAAGCCCTTCCCCATCACTGACACGTACACTGCGCCCAAGGGCTCAATGGTCATCCCGTCGACGTACCTCGCTCTTCGCGACCCAGAAGTCTATCAAAACCCCGATGTCTTTGACCCCGAGAGGTACTACACCGGCGACGCCGAGGTCAAGGGCGCAAAGAACTACCTCGTGTTCGGCACAGGTCCTCATTACTGCATTGGTCAGCATTATGCCCAGATGAATCTTTGTCTCTTCTTGGGGAAGGCGAGTCTGCAGTTGGAGTGGGAGCACCATGCCACGCCTTTGAGTGAGGAGATTCAGGTTTTTGCGACGATTTTCCCCAAGGATCATTGCCCGCTTGTGTTTAAGGAGAGGAGATGGTAGAGGGGGATGTGTGTAGATATGAAAGGGTTAATTATAGTAAGAGGATGAATGATATGAAACACAACCTAtcagtgatgatgaaaatAATGGaaaggagggaaagggagggaggataagGGGGGtaatggatggatgggataaAATTGTAATGTTTAGTTTTTTATTTGTTTAAGGTAGGAAGGGCGGGAGGTGTAAATAGGTTTTTTTTATCTTCTTGGATAAGATATGTGATTGTATCGAGTTTTATGGCCCGTCACTGTGAGCGGCACAGCGCAGGATTTTGTTTCGTTGGGGTCGTGGGTAATGCTCATGTGTTGTGAACTCCTTCGGAGATGGGTAGCCAATGAcagagagggtggtgagattTGGGATGcgagctgttgttgtgggaaTGGAGTCCGAGTCCGAGGTGTATCATTcgttgagggaggatgaagaagctcTCGGAGCGTTCGGAAGCCAAATGTGGTTGAGATAAT
The window above is part of the Podospora bellae-mahoneyi strain CBS 112042 chromosome 3, whole genome shotgun sequence genome. Proteins encoded here:
- the ERG5 gene encoding RNA polymerase C-22 sterol desaturase (EggNog:ENOG503NVJI; COG:Q); this translates as MATNATSFTSPLATIKYGAVPVPPQLEYVFEIVANASVWQILVTLLALAVVYDQIRYILNKGTIVGPAMKVPFIGPFLESVNPKFEEYHAKWLSGPLSCVSVFHKFVVIASTRDMARKVFNSPAFVKPCVVDVAHKLLGADNWVFLDGKAHVDFRKGLNGLFTRRALEIYLPGQEEVYDRYFKSFVDISKAANFKPVPWMTQFREIITAVSCRTFVGHYLGDEAVKKIADDYYLITEALELVNFPIIIPFTKTWYGKKAADMVLAEFARCAAKSKIRMAAGGEPNCIMDAWVVEMIASKKWRDAEEAGNTEGLTKPTHVLRDFTDYEIAQTVFTFLFASQDATSSAATWLFQIMAQRPDVLDRVRAENLATRNGNPNAPVNLDQLESMTYTRAVVRELLRYRPPVLMVPYVAKKPFPITDTYTAPKGSMVIPSTYLALRDPEVYQNPDVFDPERYYTGDAEVKGAKNYLVFGTGPHYCIGQHYAQMNLCLFLGKASLQLEWEHHATPLSEEIQVFATIFPKDHCPLVFKERRW